In Aspergillus chevalieri M1 DNA, chromosome 7, nearly complete sequence, the sequence GCATAGATGGCAGCAAACTGAAATGGCTCAGTTGCGTGACCTTTGCCGGATTCATGGTGTTTTGCTCAAGCTCATATCCTCGGATCGGACGGAGAGGGTGTCGGCACTCCTCCATGATTTTCAGCAGCATAACGAGGAATGCCCACTCAAAACGCTATTTAGTGGCCCATTGGCTACTCGTACACCGCGTTTCGGCAAGCTACCTTACTGTACGAAGAAATGGTGGGCGATCGACAGTTTGATAACCTCTGTCTCGATGTGGCATTGGCAGTGACTATGTATCCCGAGTTTGTGTCGTTATTGCGGCTGGTTGCTGGAAAAGAACATGTAGGGGCAGTGGTTGTCACCTGTGGACCACGTCGCATTTGGAAAAAGATACTGGAGGAAGAAGGGCTATCCCAAAAGGTGAAAGTTGTGGGAGGAGACGCCTGCCAGACGGCTTCGTGGTCACTCCTACTGTTAAAGGGGCCCTAGTTGCTCATTTACAGGACATCCACCAACTATATGTTTGGGTATTTGGAGATAGCCCGTTGGACTTGGAAATGTTATGCAAAGCGGATCGAGCTGTCGTTGTTGTTGGAGAGGCGCATTCCAGGAGTAAGTCAATGGATGCAAAGTTGATAAGTGCAATTGATAACAACCACATTTGGTTGCGCCAAGTCCTGCTCCCCAGTGCTGTATCACCACGGACTGGATACTACAAAAGCTTCCTCAGATCGAACTTACAGGCCATGAGTTCGTCAACTCTGTTCTTGCGCATCTTCATCTTGTTCATGCTACTGACGGGGTGTGACCAACTTGCTTATCACACCAATGCGTGATACCGCGGTTGCAGGTCCCAAGCTAAGGGAGGCGCATCACCGTGCTGGATGGTATCTGGCAAATGAGTTTTTGACCGACGTGATTGGCTTCGAGGAGTTCTTGATAACACATGTCTAAGGCTACAATGTGGGCGGACATCGGCTTTTGCACGAGTTACCGACATTGATTGCGGCACTGATGCGAGGTAGAGAACCTATGGCTTTTGGTGTTAACAACGCCTTTCCACGTGCCATGTTCATCCACGCTTATGACCATGATGACATCACTAGTGGACTCTTGAAGGACCGACGCAGTATAATTCTGGTGGATTCAGTGATAAAAGTGGCAAATCAATCCTGCAATTTGTGGAACACATCCGCAACCTCCATGCTACTATTTACATTGTGATAGTGGTCGGTGTCGTTCAGTCGCAATCTGTTTGCAGCCACAGTCCCATCCGGATGTTTTGCCCATGATGCAAAACTCACGGTTGTTGCACTTCGTCTTTCTGAGAATAAGTTCACAGACAAAGGCACTACTAATACGGGCAATCGTCTTTTCAATAAATTGCATCTTCCCTGAGGAGGATTTGAATTTTTTCCTGTAATATCCAAGTAACCTCAAGTAGCCGGGCTATCAGGAGTAATCAGCAAACTACCGACTTGGGCGTGCAAGTAGAAAAAGCCTTACAAAGATTTTACTTCTCGATATTTCTTTGAGACCTTGCAAATTACCTCCATCCATCCTCTCCCCTTGCTTGGCTTGAAGGAATGAGAATGGGAGGGTTAGAACAAAACAAAGAGACAAAGAGATCAAACGCGCCCAACATCGCCAGGAAGCGGTGACAATTACAACGTCCTATTTTAATCTCCCAGTTATCATCCGCTGAACTAAATTTCCTTCATCTTACTTTACTCTCTGAAAATATCTTACTTCTGTTTACCTTTCGATCATGACATGTTCTGCAGCTGAAAAGCGTCAGATCTTCCTCGCATGCAAGGCAATCTTCATAGGTCCCAATGCCTTGCTTCGAAAGTCAAAGACCATAAAAAAACGCATCATGAAGCACCAAGCTGCACTCAATACGTCAATTCCCAATTTTGAGATCAACAGGGTCACAAATATTGTTCAAGCCCTCTTGAAGAAGCAAGTGTTCCAATCAGACACTAAGGCTAAGATGGAATTTCCCGATATATTTACTCCTTCTCCTGCCAATAACGTCAAAAGCAATGTCTTTGAAGCTGATGCAGACCATTCAGCAGCACATATACTTGAAGAAATTACACTTGCTCACGCGAAAGACAGTGAGAGGACGCAGGTTCCTCCAGGGTCGCTGTCTGTTCAGTTACAAGCCCATGATGAAGCGCAGGTTCAGGCTGAGGGAGACAGCGATTCATGTAAGCAAATGAGCTTCTGAGATGAGCCTTCATTACTCACATTTAGACAGCACCTGGATCTGCATTAGAGCCGAGATTACCTATGCCTTCTCTCTATCCATCATACTTTCCATATAGTGCCCAGCATTCTCTCTTATCGAGTATTCAACAAGTCCTAGAAGAATGCTGTTTTGATTTTACAAAGAAATGGTTACCTTCTGAAGTCGAAAACCACGAATGGGATTGTGCCGCGGCTATGGAGCTCACAGAGTGGACGAAGTTCTTAGCAAAGTGGTCACCACAACTTCCCCATGAGTCCTTGCAATTGAGAGGCTCACAGTTAGACACACTCCTATCTAAAATTTGTCAAATTCGACACACAGCAGTTCACCGGCAGCCAATCACAGCAACCAGTGTCAGTTTGCTGGTCCTGGCAGCTAAGAGGCTGGCAGAAGCTTTGCAAGATCCTTTACGCACATCACAATTGGAAGACCTTCACTTCGACATACAAAACAAGATCCAGGCAATGGAGCTGAACAAGAACGCCCTTGAAGCTGATCATGCTCATGAGCTTAGAGCCGTGCAGCTCCAACGAGATGAATTAGACCAGAAGGAGGAGCAGCTCAGAGCCAAAATTATCAACCACGACAAAGAGAACAAAACTCTCACAGGCCTTCTGGTTAAGGAATCAATTAGAAGAATTTTTAATGACAGAGAAAGCGCCCTTGATTATGATTCGGCTTGGTTTGAGGCGGAATATGAGGGAGCAAATAGAAACGTTAGTCCAGGTTGTCAGTTTCTATGAATAGAACAGACTATGGCTCGCTGACCGCGACAGACCTTTAACTAATCATCGCCTATCAAAAACCAGCATGGTATCGCTTGTATATTTTTGATTCTTTTGTTCTCAGGCCGTGGTGTCCCTCGGCAGCTAATTTTGATCCCGGGTATCCTGCTTGCTTTGAAATTGTTGATAGCGTCAATGGTCCGACATGAAGTCAATCATAGTTCTTAAAACGGTgttctctcggatcgtaacTCAGAGGGGAATTCAGGAGTCGATTAGTTCGGGCTACGGTGTCTACTGCCTAGGCCATCATCTTCCTAGTAGCGTAAGCCGCCATCTGCCCTTATGGCTTAGGCATACGACGGCCTAAGCTGTAGAGAGAGGATGGCCTAAGCCTAGGCTTAAGAAAGTGACTACCTACAGCCTTCGAATCTTGGTCGTTGATGAGTGGACTGGTTTGTGATATAATGCACGAATAGGGAAGTAGGATAGAACGGATGACATTAGGTAGCGACATACACAGCAGGGGACACTTATCAGTCGGCTCATTCAACACAAAGCAGATTTTGATCCAAAAGGCGCTTGATACTACTTGATACACCGAGAAATGAGCCTTTAAGCAAAAACCGCGTAAAAAACTTTAGCGGTAGACATAAACGCTTTAGAGTAATATTCTCTAATAATTGTCACAGGCTTAgactagtagatactaaCAAATTGATATTCCTACTAGACTATTGCAGCCATCGACGAAAATATCGAATctaagaagaaaagaaaagaagagaagagtctatttacacaaagaagtcttatatggttgtgtgtggcctcgctaagcagcttcACTCCACCGGGAGTCAGCTATACCGCCCATGGAACTCTGGCATACAGCCAGGCAGGGTGCAGGTGAAATGGGCCCTGGCCATACAGGCATCGAAGGCAATGAAGCAGCTGAGAAAGAGGCCAAAATGGGCTTCCATGCTCCCCTAGTCCTCCCTCCACCACCTGCCTCAGTCGCAGCAGTTAAATGCGCAGCCCAGAAGGTGCACTGGCGCGCCTTTACACAGTACTGGTCAGAAAACGCTCCCAAACAATACAAAGACCTTGGGATAGGCCTAGAAAAATGACCCTTAGAATTCCTCCTACCACGAGCAGCTTTGGGCTGCCTTCTAGCTGCCAGTAGCGGCCACAGGGACTTTGCAGAATACCATGAGCGATTTAAACGTGAGATACCCTGTTGACCAGCTCATATGGCTGCAGAAAGGAGCCTTctcacttctatttctgctgAGGgagtcgcaaagcagcggcacatccatgggacCAACAGACAGTAGccgacatcctcaccaaaaagacagGATTCACTGCATACGTGGATTGGCTGGGAAAATCACAATTCTATACAGCCATCTGCAAATGCCATTAGGACGCCAATCCACCAGACCTGTGGACCTCTAGGCTTACCTCCGGTTtcccctctcttcctcttcatcattttccttttgttcagcctcccctcctccttttccttttcctcggtTTCCTTCTTAAAGAAGATCCCAAGATACTTATTTTTATGTTTAAAGCACGATACAGTGCATCTATTTTACCCGTCTGCTCAAACAAAGTAGCTAGCCAATTCCCAAGGTTGTTCAAAAGACCAGGTCGATTGGGATGGTCGCTGGGCATATGATCCAAGGTCATTTGAAGGTTCCATATCGCTTCTTCAAGATCCTTGAAGACTCCAGTACGCCTAAAGCGCTTGCCAAGGTAGAGACCCATCAGGTTTCGGGAATCATCAGTTCAGACTGACTAGACGATTGCTCTGTCAATTGAATAGCAAGATTCAGAAAATTGAGTTTCCCAGTCCGTTCGAATCGTCTGTCGAGGCACATTGCGTAGGTTCTCAGGAAAATGACTCGATCAGGATTATCAGGCAACATGGCATTATATGCCGGACTCATGATCTCAGCGTGGTTGACATCATCAATTGACCCGGACTCATCGGAGCGCGTAGCAAGCAAATctccaagaagcatcaggaTCTTGTATATACCAGAGCCATCTGAAAAATTGCTGCATGTGTTTTAGTGGCAGATTCAATTGCATTGTCCAAGTCGCTTTTGAATCTAGTGCTCATAAAACGTTCGTGTAGAGCCATGCCAAGCATGGCCAATCGAGATATTTGGTTCGATGAATTGGTTGTTCCGGACTTCACCAGTTTGTCATAAGTATTGATTGCATGGTCAAGATCTTCGATTCTTCTATGGTGCCGAAATCGATCTTTGTACCATTCGCCAAGTTTTTCTAACCATAAAGCTTGCCAATCAGCCGCGTCCGAGTGATCAGGAACTTCCAGTCCAATTTCGATTATCTGATCTAGGCCGGAAATTGGTTTGGTTTCCCAGTACCGCTGAAGAAGGCTGGTCAGGAGAGAAGTAAGGATTGCATGCGCCCTGAATGTCCTCGCGGCATAGCCTCAGCCTCGGCCTTTTGGCGTTCAATAGTGCGATCGAGCTACTCGAGCAGTTCACTCCGACTCGGTTCGCGCTCTGTGGTAGGAATTGGATCAAACGTCAGCGGCGATCTGGGTGATTGATGATCTGCATTGTTTCTCCTGGCTGGCATTGGATTGAAAGTCTCAATACGCCGGTTGCAGGCTGGATGGTCGTCCGGCGTCATAGCCACCCAGCCTTCGGCTCTGACCAGGGCGCGTTCGAAGTGTTCCTTCGAGTTCAACGTTTCGTCGTCCCCAGCCTCTTCGTACATTTCCGCAAAGGAAAGCAGCTCTTCATACATATGGATTCAAGCAAACTGATAATCTCGGGATCAATCTGGAAGGGaatcatttttttttctcccctcCTTTGATTCGATTTTGTTCTTTCGGCATGGAATGTATAAAGCGGTTTAGATATTCGTCTTCCTGAATCAGTTCCAGTCACCAGAGAGTAAAGAATTATTGTCGTTCGAAGGGGCATTCAGTACTCCTAGGACATAATACGATATTATAATGAGTAATGTCAGGATTTGCTGCCTTATaattgctttttcttctattCCTCGATCACTGCTTGAGACAAGGCTGTCAGAGTGTCAGAGCCAATAATATCATAACATAAAGCGCGGCTGAGCCGTCCATGCTTAGGTTTCAATGAGCAACTACTTGGTCATTGCCCCTGAAGTGGTGATACGAAAAAAGGCAAGGATAATTATCTCAGGTATAACTGAGAGGACAAGGATTTGGAGACAAACGGGGTTATGAGACCCACTGCTGCAGAGGAGCACccgcaaggacgacttttaggagagcccaaagctacgAGGGCGTTGCTACAgacctagccagcaccagtgtAGCTCTACCCCAAGCAAACATACAGCGAACGGCGGGAAGGGCCCAGatagatgacgaatggggactggaagcattggaagAGGCaattagaacaggagaagggtagcaggGGGGGGGTtagcctaagctgag encodes:
- a CDS encoding uncharacterized protein (COG:S;~EggNog:ENOG410PYN0), producing MKHQAALNTSIPNFEINRVTNIVQALLKKQVFQSDTKAKMEFPDIFTPSPANNVKSNVFEADADHSAAHILEEITLAHAKDSERTQVPPGSLSVQLQAHDEAQVQAEGDSDSSPGSALEPRLPMPSLYPSYFPYSAQHSLLSSIQQVLEECCFDFTKKWLPSEVENHEWDCAAAMELTEWTKFLAKWSPQLPHESLQLRGSQLDTLLSKICQIRHTAVHRQPITATSVSLLVLAAKRLAEALQDPLRTSQLEDLHFDIQNKIQAMELNKNALEADHAHELRAVQLQRDELDQKEEQLRAKIINHDKENKTLTGLLVKESIRRIFNDRESALDYDSAWFEAEYEGANRNTFN